The Filimonas lacunae genomic sequence CAGCTTATCATCCGCATGCAGGTATAGTTCACTGCTACTTATTTGTACCTGTTGAGCAGCCAGTGCGTGCAAGGAAAACACGGCATCTGTTGCATTATTCCTTAACTGATCTACGTAAGCCAGCAAGGTGCCGCGCTGGTTTTCGGTTATCAATATCACGTCTAAATAACCATCGCCCGGATCGGCGTGTGGGGCCAGGTGCAGATTTGGGCCAATGGATTGAATGTTCATTACTTCAGCCATCAGGTATTTGCCGGAATAATCTTTATTATCAATGGTGATAGTGTAATCAACGGCAGGCGCGGCCAGTATCAGGCTGTATAACAGTTCCAATGCTTTTTGCATTCTTTCTTCTGCACCGTCTATGACTTTATCAAACGGCTCCATTTGCTGCATCAGTTTAGGGAAAATACCATAGCCAAATCCTTCTAAAAAAAACAGGGGTTTGGTGTATCCTGTAACCGTGCCGGTATCTACTTGTTTAATATGATATGTGTGCCAGCTGTTAATAATGGCTTCGGTAGATTGCATCAGCCCCATCGTTTGTGCAATGTTATTAGCAGTGCCTAATGGAAGGATAGCGATAGGCAGGTTAGGTGTTTCGTTACAGTTAATGCTTTTGGCTACTTTACGTATGGTGCCGTCGCCGCCGGCAATAATATAAAAGGCCGCATCTTTACCCGCATCCTTCCAGTCATCGGTTTTTGTTGATAAATATCTACATTTAAAACCTGCGGCTTTAATGCTTTTAACTAATTGCTTTTGAGTGTGTTCTTCCTCGCCTGCGTTGGGGTTATGCAATATTTCTACTGTTTTCATTAGGTGGTGTTTATGATGAGCCATATAGATATACTGTATAAAAACGTACCAGTTTTGGTGGCATGATAATAGAAGTTGTTCCCATATGAGAATACTGGTAACAAACGACGATGGTATTTATAGTCCGGGCATAGCGTGCCTGGCAAAAGTAGCCTCCCGCTTTGGAGAAGTAAGGATAGTGGCGCCTGATGTGGAACAGAGTTCTATGGGGCAGGCCATCACCGCTTCCCGTCCTTTATCTTATAAAGCATCACCCATTTCTTTTGATGGGTTACAGGCATACCGTGTGAATGGAACACCGGCCGATTGTGTGGCATTAGGGATGCACCTGTGGGCTACAACTGATGTAGTGCTGTCGGGTATTAATATGGGTACCAATCTGGGGAATGCCATGTGGCATTCAGGTACACTGGCTGCGGCTAAACAGGCTGTATTGCTGGGGTGCCGGGGAATAGCCGTGAGTACGGTAGCAGATAAAACCGAGCCTGATTTTGCAACGCTGGAGCCTTTTGTAGCCGAAGCGTTAACGATGGCTTTACAACATGATGATCCGGATTTGCATTTGATTAATATTAACCTGCCGCCTAACCCGGTAGGAATGAAATGGACACGCCAGTCGGTACGGTTTTACGATAACCAGGTGGTGCCGGGTACAGACCCTATGGGCCGTAAACATTACTGGTATACGGTGATACCATTGGAAGCAGCAGAAGAAGGAACAGACAGGTGGGCAGTAGAACAGGGATTGGTGTCTATCACTCCTTTGCGCTTAGACTTAACAGATGAAAAGGCACTGGCTAAAGCACAGCAATTACAGGCGGCTCTTTCCAGGTGATATAACATTGTATGTCTATTAATAACATTATTAAAAACACATTTGTATGGAAACTCCTCATGAAATGACAACAGTAGCCCAGGTATTGGAAAAGCTACGTGTTAAAAAAATGGACAACGAGTTCAGGTATACAGAAGAAGGCTTTACCGCAGGCAAGGGTAAGGTGTACCAGCCCGAAGACCTTGAAATAACGAAGGTCTTCCGCTTTGAAGGTCCGTCAGACCCTTCCGATATGTCTATTGTATATATTATTGAAGCCAAGGATGGATTACAGGGCTATAGCCTGGATGCTTATGGCACCTACAGCGAACATGAAGCAGGGTATGATAATTTTATCAGGCAGGTGTCGGTAAAAGGGCATGAAGAACAGCTTTTATTTGAATTATAAACCTGATGTAAAAAACAAGATGCGTTGCTGTTTACAGCAACGCATTGTTTAAAAATGCCGGTAAAATATGTTGTTGTGTGTGGTTGATCTTTTCCGGGTTTATCATGGCCTCCATCATACTATGCCATTTCTCCTCGCCATAACTTTCTATAATAGCTGCTTTTTTATCTTCCCGTTGTAAATGTTTACTGGTGCCTTCGGCATCTGCTTCCGGATGAAACTGGGTGCCTATAAAGTACTTATTAAAGCGTATAGCCATTATCGCCCGTTCGTAAGGTACGTGCGGACGCTCTTTTTCAATAGCCAGTAACTGGCCACCTATTTCCTGTATACGGTTTAAGTCGGGCTGAACTACCTGGTAGTTGCGGCTGTCTACTGCATAAAAAGGGTCATGCAGGCCCTGAAACAGGGTTTCCTGTTTGCCTGCCTGAAGCTGGTGCACCGGAAAAGCGCCAAAAGCAGCAGAATGCCTTTTACACACCTGGCCTACCTTATAATATTTACAAGCCAGCTGAAAACTGTGACATATAAAGAACACGGGCTTGGGCTTGTTGCCGGAAGTGTTGTTCCAGGCTTCCAGTTTTTGCAACCAGTTGATCCATGCATTTTCCCATTTGCTGTCAGCACCAGAAAGGGGCGAGCCGGGGCCACCGCTGGATATATAGATGTCGTAAGATAAATCAGGTAGTTGAACCTGTTGTCTAACTTCAAATATATTCAGCACAAGCGCATGCTGTTGCTGTTGTGCCCAGTTGGTTACAATTTCCTGCAAACAGCGCATCCCTTCGTTAGGTTGTCCGTTGTACAAGTCCAGTATCGCTATTTTTATTTGCATGAATACAGCTGCGTTTTGCGCAAACATAAAAAAAGCTGCTCATATTAGGTAATGTAGATGTAATTCTACAGGCAATACGGCTGAATATTACCATTAGACAAGTATGATTACGGCTGCGCTGGTATGGCAGTGTTTTTGAACTTTTATAGTCAGTAATAATAAAACACCACTATGATAAACTATTCCACCCATGTGTTTAAAGTTGTGAAAGCCCACAACAACAAAGAAGTGTATGCCTGGCTTCACCCCGAAGTAGATATAAGCAAGCAGGAGTATGCTGTTACCGGCAGGTACCTGGTTGTGTTATTGCATCCTGATAAAGGGCTGCAAACCTTTTACCTGAACAAGGAAAAAGGAAGTGAAGCGTATGTAATGGATGAAAACAGCCCGGCTATAGTAGAAGAGGAATGGCAGGAATGGTGCAGTAAGGCCATTCATTCACATGCCCGGCAACAGCAAAGCAGTTTATAGATGTAGTACAGTTGATAAAAAACAAAAGCCTCTTTACAGAGGCTTTTTGCATACATATATTCAGGCAACGCGTATATTAAGCGTTGGCGGGATTGGCCAGTAAGTTGGAAATAGCCTTTAAACCCAGGGGCTTTTCAATAAATTGCACATCCGGATATTCTTTCAAATGGGCCAGGTGCGTGTAATAAGCGCTCATGAGATTAATGGTGGTATCGGGATATTTTTCTTTTAATAAAGGCACCTGCTGCCAGCCTAAGCCATCGGGCAGGTGGTTATCCAGGAAAATGACCTCTGGTTTAAAAGCTTCAGCTTCTTCCAAACCTTGGGTAATTGTACCGGCTGTAGATACCGTGTGGCCTAAGCGTGTTAAGTAATTCTTTAACAACAGGGTAAAATCAGCTTCATCATCTATCACTAAAATCCGGTAGTTTTTCATTACCAAGAGAGTTGATTATAAATTTCTATTCTTCTTAAGTATTGTACAATATGTATTCCATAATGCCAGATTCGACTGAATATGGACTTTTAAAGGGCAAAAAGGTCAAAAATACCTACAATTAAGGGGGCAATTACACAAAGGTGCTTTTTAGTAACCGGGTAAGGATTTGCACGAACGGGAGGAGGAATGCCGGGTAAAATGAGAAATAGGGAACACTTTTGAACAATGGTTAAACGGCAAGTAGTTGCGTAAAATAGCGGTTATTGTGGAAATTAATACCCATATTTGTTTTCTTCGCATGCGTTCAGGCGGAGAATAGAAAACGGTTCAAATAATTTTTTTTTGGGTTTGGTGTTTGCTAGATAGGAGGTGATTGTCCGTTTTTAACCGTCTTACCTATGATAAATCAAAGAATTGAACAGAAGGGCCAGTTAAAGGTATTACCGCAAAAAATACAGTTTCTCAACTTTCTGTATTTGAACAGACAGGAGCTGGAAATGCGCATACAGAATGAATTAATTGAAAACCCGTTGCTGGAATTGAAAGACAACGGGGAGAGCGAGAAAGAGAATGACGAGGTGATAGCTGATTTTAAGGGGGTAGAGGAATACATGTATGACGATATACCTGACTATAAATATGAGTATCATAATTATTTGCCTGACAACGCGCATGTAGACAGGCCGCTGGAAGAGCGTCCTGATTTCAGGGCCGATTTACGCCGTCAGCTGGGCTTGCTGGAAACTGACGCCAGGATGTATGATCTGGCGGTGTATATTATAGACAGCCTGAATGACTATGGTATGCTGGATACAGATATAGACACGCTGGCAGAAGAATATTCCTTTAATCAGCAGCGTGTTACCGAGCCGGAGCAGCTGGAGCAGGTGATAAAGCTGTTGCAAACGCTGGACCCGCCTGGTATTGCCAGTTTTTCGGTAAAAGATTGTTTGCTCACACAGTTGAACCGGGTAGAGAAGAAGTGTCCGGTTTGCCGCAAGGCCATAGAGCTGATGACGCATTATTATGATTACCTGTACACCGGCAGTTTTGACCGCATAATGGATCAGATGCAGCTGGATAAAGAAGAGTTTCAGGCTGTGATACATTATATAGCCAAGCTGAGTCCACACCCGGTAATAGTAACAGATTCGGAAGAAGAAAAACAGCAGGTGATTGTGCCTGATGTGTTTGTGTTAAAAGAAGGAGAGCGTTTTGTGATCACTTTGAATAATGCTTATTCCGACAGGTTGATGATAAATAATTACGGGAGTGAACTGCATGTAGAAGGGGCGGCCGACAGGGCACAGAAGCAGGCTAAAAAGTATATCAAAAGCAAAACAACTGCGGCCAACTGGTTTATATCGGCGGTGCAGCAACGGGAGCATACCCTGGTAAAAATTATGCAGGCCATTGTGCATTTACAAAGGGCTTATTTTGAAGAAGGGGATACGGCACAGATAAAACCGATGATATTGAAGCAGGTAGCAGAATTGTCTGGCATGGATATTTCAACTGTATCGCGTGCCACTGCCAATAAATACGCAGAAACAGAATTTGGAATGGTGAGTTTGAAAGCGTTGTTTACGGAAGGTGTGCATAATACGGAAGGGGAAACAATCAGCAACCGTATTATACGCGATCATATTAAAGACATTATTGCGGGAGAGGACAGAAAGGACCCGTTTACGGACCAGCAGATAACAGACGCATTGAAAAAAAATGGAATAATGATTGCAAGAAGAACGGTAACAAAGTACAGGGAACAGCTGCAGATACCTGTTGCCCATTTAAGGAAGCTGTCTGCTCAAATACAACATTAAACAATACCTATGCCTAAGATTCTCATCGTTGATGATGATAAAGACATGTGTCTTTTGCTGGAAAGATTTCTCAGGAAGAAGAATTATGAAGTAGTAGTGGCTAATTCCGGAAAAGAGGCATTGAACTGCCTGTTCAGGAACAATGTGCACCTGGTGCTTTGTGATTACAAGCTGGAAGATGTAACCGGCGCGGAGTTGTTAACTTCTATCCGTAAAGAGTATGCTGATTTGCCGGTAATTATTATCACGGCCTATAGTGATATTAAAACGGCGGTTGATGCTATGAAAAAGGGTGCGTTTGATTATGTAACCAAACCCTTGTTCCCGGATGAGATTTTGCTGACCATTGAAAAGGCGCTGAAGAGTGGCGGTGTGGCACCCCACAATACCAACGGTGCTGTTGTGGATGGCGCTAAAGCCGATCATCAGAATGGCAGTGTTAAAGAAAAGCAGATTGCTTTGCATTCCGACAGGTTTGTAGCAGGCAAAAGTCCTTTATTTAAGAATATACTGGAACAGATACGACGTGTAGCGCCTACTGACTACAGTGTTATCATATATGGCGAAAGTGGTAGTGGTAAAGAAGTGCTGGCCAATGAAATTCATATGCAAAGCAAGCGTGCTAAAAATCCGTTTGTGGCTGTGGATTGCGGCGCTTTATCGCGCGAGTTGGCAGGCAGTGAGCTGTTCGGGCATGAGAAAGGTGCTTTTACAGGTGCATTGAACCAGAAGACGGGCATATTTGAAGTAGCCAACGGCGGAACAGTGTTCCTGGATGAAATAGCCAACCTGAGTTATGATATACAGGTAAGCCTGTTGCGTGCCGTACAGGAACGTAAAATAAGAAGGGTAGGCGGTACCAAGGATATTGATTTTGATGTGCGCATTATAGTAGCCAGTAACGAAGAGTTATGGGAAGCTGCGAAAAAAGGTAAGTTCAGAGAAGATCTGTTTCACCGCTTTAATGAGTTCAGCATTAAAATACCGCCATTGCGCGATCGTAAGGAAGATGTGATGCAGTTTGCCACACACTTTTTACAACAAGCCAATGAAGAACTGAATAAACATATCAAGGGCTTTCAGCCAGAGGTGGAAGATATCTTCCGCAAATATGTATGGCATGGTAACCTGCGTGAATTGAAGAATGTAATTAAGCGTACTTCTTTATTAACGGATGGTGATATGATTGAAGTGACCTCCCTGCCATTTGAAATTATCAACTATTCCAAGCTGAATTTTGATGAGGCTGAAGAAGCGCCCGCAGAAAAAGCCAGTAAGGTAGAAGCAGGTATTGTGTTGCCTAAGCGGGAAGATTCGCTGGGCGAAAACAGCCTGAAAGATGCAGCAGCAGATGCAGAGTACCTTACTATTTTAAAAGCGTTGAAGGAAGTAAACTTTAATAAAAGCAAGGCAGCCCGATTACTAAACGTAGACAGGAAGACCCTGTACAATAAGATTAAACAATTTGACGAGAATAACAACCGGTAACCCTATGCCTGCTGTATTTAATGATAATACCTCCCGTGTTTCCACTGCTTCGGAAGTAAGCCGTGATACAGAAGTGTTTCTGAAATATGGCACCTGGGAAAATTACCTGGAAAATCAAACTTTCTGGTGGTCGAATGGTATGTATATACTATTTGGCTACGATCCTGCCGATAAAGAAACGTTGCATATTTCCACTGATTTTTACTACAGTCATATGTATCCCGAGGATGTGGAGCAGGCGCAGAAGATCCGGCAGAGCTGGGAAAGCTTTCCGGGATATTATTCATGGGATTTTCGCATTAAAGACAGGCAGGGCAATATAAAGGTGCTGGAAAGCAATGCGCGCATGATACGGGATGCCAACGGGGTACTGGTGAAAGTAGTTGGCACCACGCGTGATATTACCGATTTGCGTACTTACCAGCGTGGGCTGGAAGCTAAAATACAGGAGCTGAACCGTAGCAATAAAGAGCTGGAAGAGTTTGCTTATATCGCTTCACATGATTTGCAGGAGCCTTTGCGCAAGTTTAATACGTTTGGCGAGCGGCTACAGGTAAAGTACAGTGCCGTACTGGAAAAGGATGGTAATTTTTACCTGGACCGTATGATGGCGGCAGCGCAGGTAATGCGCGAGCTGATAGATAACCTGCTGGATTACTCGCGCATTAGTGGTAATAACCACGAATTTAGCCGTGTATCCTTACCCCGCGTAATAGCCGATGTGTTAAGCAACCTGGAATTACAGATAGAAGAATCGAATGCCGTAGTAGAGGTAGAGCCTTTGCCGGAGATAGAAGCTATTCCATTGCAAATGCAGCAGCTTTTCACCAATCTTATTTCCAACGCCATTAAGTTCAGTAATAACCAGCCATCGCCGCTGATACAGATAAAGGCCGGAAGGCCCCAGCCGGAAGAGTTGTTGCAATGGCCTTTGCTGAGCAATATGCCGGTGTATAAGATTACGGTCAAAGACAACGGTATTGGCTTTGACCAGGAAGATGCTATCCGTATTTTCCAGATATTCCAGCGTTTACATGGTAAGGCGGAATATAAGGGGTCGGGAATTGGTCTTTCTATTTGCAAAAGAATTTTAGAAGTTCATAACGGGGTAATCTATGCTGAAAGCGAGCCTGGTAAAGGTGCTTCTTTCATTATACTGATACCCGAAATAAGGTAGATTATGAGTGGTGTTCAACAGCCTGTAAGGATATTGGTAGTAGATGATGATGAAGATGATTTTTTGATTTTAAAAGACATGCTGCAGGCAATATCCCATCCTGTAAAAGCTACCTGGTCTTACTCTTATAACGATGCCTTAGAGCATATCCGTTCCGGTGCATACGATGTTATTATTGTAGACTTCCGCCTGGGACGTAAAACCGGTATTGATTTAATGGCCGATGCGGCCCGGTTTCATTTTGATACGCCTTTTATTTTTTTAACAGGTGCAGGCAGTGCCAAAATTGATGCGCTGGCTTTAAAAGCTGGTGCTACCGATTACCTGGTAAAAGGGGAGATGACTGAAGAGAAACTGGATAGAAGTATCCGGTATGCTATTGAAAGAAGCAAGGTGATTGCCGCATTGCGTTTAAGTGAAACCAAATACCGCAATGTATTTGAAAACTCGAAAGATGGTATTTTTATAGCAGACCATACCGGGCGCATTATACAAACCAACACGGTGTTTATCCAGTTGCTGGGTGTTTCCATTGATGATAATCCTGCCTTAAATCTTACCGACCTGGTTACTTCGGAACAGCAAAAAAACATACTGGCCAATGTTATTGAGCATTGTGGCGAGATAAAAGATATGGAAACGGAACTGCTGTATGCGGGTGAAGACATTCGCACAGGGCTGTTAAGTATTTCGTGCAGCACTAATGAAAACGGCGAAAGCTTTTTTCAATGTTTTTTACATGATATTACGGAGCTGAAAAAGAGTGAACGTAACCTGTTTCAGATAGAGAAGCTGAATGCCATGGGAGGGCTGGTGCGCACGTTGGCACATGAGGTTAGAAACCCGCTGAATAATATAAACCTTTCGGTAGACCAGATGGAGGAAATGTTTACCGATGAAGGTCTGGCTATTTACCTGGAAATTGTAAAGCGCAATTCTGGGTATATTAATTCACTTATTACAGAACTGTTGCACTCCTTACGGCACACAGAAATGAATATTCAGAAGTGGCCGGTGCATGATATTTTTTACCTGTCGCTTGCCAAGGTAAAAGACCGTTTAGATATTAAGAAGATTCAGGTAAAAGTATTGTTGCCACAGGAAGATTTGCATGTGCAGATTGACCTGGAGAAAATGAACTCTGCCTTTTTAAACCTGTTGACCAATGCTATTGAAGCCATAGAGCATAACGAAGGGCTTATTACCTTAAGCTCTGAGAAAAGCAAGGATGGCGTATTAGTGAAAATACAGGATAATGGCATGGGCATATCTACCGAAAGCCTGGGGCGCCTGTTTGAACCTTATTATACCACTAAGCGCAATGGTATGGGACTGGGCATGGTGGCTACTTTAAACATACTACAGGCGCACAATGCTACTATTGAGGTGAAATCAGAAGTAGGCAAAGGCACTGCATTCAGTATCCTGTTTCCCTGGCCGGTAGAAGCTGCAGAGAATTAAGACGCTTTTTTCTGCGATTTAGATTTGGCTTTGCCACTCAGGCTGGCCTTCAGCTGACTAACCAGGTCGCTGGTGTTTCTATGTACCACCTTCAATTTGGCAGGCGGTGTTTTTATCCCTTTTTGTTTCTTTTTGATAATGTCCAGTAAGGCATCGGTATAAGTGTCTTTATACTTGTTCATGTTGAATTTAGAAGGAGTAAGGTTGGCGATAAGCGCCATAGCCATTTTCATTTCAGCAGCAGTGGTTTTAGATGTCGGCACCTTAATGTCGCTGGAGTCTCTTATCTCCTCGGGAAAACGTAAAGTATATAACAGCATAATATTGCCACTGGTAGTGAGGGCGCATAAATGTTCTTTATTGCGCAGCACAAAGGTGCCTACGCCAATTTTGCCTGTTTTGCTAATAGCATCACGTAGTAACACATAGGCTTTTTTACCTTCGGCGCGGGGCTCGAGGTAATAAGGTGTTTCGTACAACATTGGGTCAATATCTTCCTGATTGGCAAATTCGTTTACCTGAATCAGTTGTGTTTTTTCGGGACTGGCTTTTTCAAAATCCTTATCCTCCAGTATCACATATTTACCATTCAATTCATATCCTTTTACGATACTTTTCCAGGGTACCTCTTTTCCTGCGTCATTCACTCTTTTAAAGTGTATACGTGAATGGTCTTTTTTATCCAGCATATCCAGGTTTAACGAACTGTTTTCGATAGCGCTGTACAGGTTAACGGGAATGTTTACCAGGCCAAAGCCAATAGCGCCTTTCCATAAAGATCTCATAACTACATGGGTTTTGTGTTATATAAAAAAGGCCACCTGCAGACGCAGGCAGGCCGTAGAATATGTCCACTCTAACAACATTATTTTTTAGCATAGCTGGCTTGCAATGCCTCCAGCATATCCAGGTGGTGCCTGAGTTTAGGAAGGGTAACACCTGCCCATGCTTTAAAGTCGCTGTTTACATCATTGTTGTTCACTGCATCTTCAAATTTAGAAATGCTTTTCTTATGCAGGCTTACCAGCTCATCCGTCCAATCTTTATTAAATTCTGTATTGTTTTTTGCTTTAAACTTTTCTGTATCCTTCATCGCGTCTTCTGTTTCAGCAGCGGGGAGGGTTACTGATTTACCGGCTGCCAGGGATTGCAAATCGGAAATCACCCTTTTATGATCAGAGATCAGTGAGTCGGCCAGCGTTCTGATGTTTTTATCTGTGCTCTTTTCTTTTGCCACAGAAGCCAAAGCTACTTCGTGATAGTTGGCGGCGGTAATATCTACCAGTAATTCCGCATTCTTTTTAGTAGAATCCTCTGTAAACTTTTGCTTGTTAGCGTCTTCTGCTACTTCTTTACTGTCTTTGTTCTCCTCTTTGGGTGTGCTGTCGCACGAGGTGTATAGCATGGTTCCACCTAACAATAGCAGCGCTACACATACGGTTGTTGTTTTCATAGTTATCTTGTTTGTTCCATGTATTATAAGGAAAAACCATTCCATAGGATATTTTCCCTGCTTTTAAGGGGTATTTGTGGAAGGTTTTCCGCACAGGAAGGCTGTAAAAGAGGGGAAACAGCAGCGTAAATGTAATGGCACAACCATAAAGAAGAATGGAACGAACTTTGGTTTATCAGGTGTAACCAAAGTTTGAACCTATGGAAGAGAATTATGAAATGAACCTGAAAGAGCGCGTGGAAAAAATTCGCACTGCTTTGATGTACAGTTCGTTAAGCGAAAACATTGACATGCCTACTAACATTGCTGAAACCATACGTTATGAGGAAGGGGGCACTTTGTGGCTGATGGTGAAAAAGTGCTGGACTAACGTAGATGAGAAGTTTCCTGTGAAATTACATTACTACAAAAAAGGCATTCCACACTTCATTAAAATTGAGGGGGTGGGGCAATTGGCTTATTTGCCAGGTAATATTGCTGTAATTAAAGTACAGGTTACTCAACATGAAATGAGCGATTATGAACTGTCTTATTCTAAAATGGTTAAAGCTGGCTGGTGGGGCTCTGTAAATCAATGGATGCGTGAAAATGTATCTTTTTTATTCAAACCTGAACCTGTAGCCGCCTGATTTAAATTTTACTTATGACGCCATCTGAATGTATTGAACTGTGCCTGAAATGTGCAGCGGCATGTAATGCCTGTGCAGCAGCCTGTTTACACGAACAGAATATAGCTGATCTCCGTTATTGCATATCGCTGGATATACGTTGTGCCGAAGTGTGCACAGTAACTGCTAAATTGTTGAATTATCCGGGAGAGGACGCTACCACTATGGCTAAGTTGTGCAGTAATATGTGCATTGCCTGCGCCGAAGAGTGTGAAAAGCACGCTATTCATGGAATGCAGCATTGTGCCGATTGCGCGGCTGCCTGCCGCGCCTGCTCTAATGCATGCGAAGAAATTGCACATGCAATATCTCCCCAGAAAAACCGGGTGTAGTTGGGCTGCACCTGGAATTTTATTTTTTTGCTGATTGCTTAATGGTGTTGCTGGCCGCTACTTCTGTTTTTTCCGGAACTACATCCTTTACATCTTCACTATAACCTCCCTTGTTATACGTGCGGCGTTGTGCGCTGATTTCCTTGCTTTTATCTTTTCCGGTGCCTTCAAAATAGGTGTTGCCTTTTTTCTTACTGTTAGGATTTTTCATACGTTATGCTTTACAGTTTACAGATTAATTAAAAAGATATACAAAAAAAGCATGCCGCATTTCTTTTAATTGTAAGTATTACACTTTAATTTACGCCAGCATTTTAAAACGAAACTTTAATGAAACGAGCTTGTCAACGGGTAATTTCCAAATTATCATTATGCCTGTTAGCCTTACCTTTTAGTGCAACCCATTCTTCTGCACAGGTACAGGTGGTAGTAAATGGCTACAATCCAACACAACAAATCAGCCGACATATTTATGGTCATTTTTCCGAACACCTGGGAAGATGTATCTATGATGGCTTTTGGGTAAATGAGGGGATGAATGTGCCCAAAAAAGACCGTATCCGCCTGGATATAGTGGATGCCCTGAAAAAGATCAACATTCCCAACCTGCGCTGGCCGGGCGGTTGTTTTGCCGATGAATACCATTGGAGAGATGGTATCGGGCCACGCAACCAGCGTCCTAAAATGGTGAATACCAACTGGGGTGGTGTAACAGAAGACAACAGCTTTGGTACACACGAATTTCTGGAACTCTGTAGCCTGCTGGGGTGCGAGCCTTATGTGGCGGGCAACGTAGGTAGCGGCACGGTGGAAGAAATGAGTAAATGGATTGAATACCTGAACTTCAATGGTGTAAGTCCTATGACCGAACTGCGTAAGCAAAACGGCAGGGACAGCGCCTGGAAAGTAACTTACTGGGGTGTAGGTAATGAAAGCTGGGGCTGTGGTGGTAATATGACCCCGGATTATTATTCCGATCAATACAAGCGCTATTCTGCTTTTGCCAAAAGCTATCCGAATGCGCCTTTGAAAAAGATTGCCAGCGGTGCTAACGTGGACGATTATAACTGGACAGAAACCTGTATGCGCAATATTGGTCCCCGTGGTATGTGGGGTATTACCCTGCACCATTATACACTGGCAGGTGGCTGGTGGAAAAAAGGCCCTGCTACCGGTTTTTCTGAAGAGCAGTATTTCGGTTCTATGAAAAGCTGCCAGTTTATGGAAACCCTGATCAACCGCCATGGTGCTATCATGGACAAATACGATCCGGAGAAAAGAGTTGCCCTGGTAGTGGATGAGTGGGGTATCTGGACGGATGTGGAGCCTGGCACCAACCCTGGTTTCCTGTATCAGCAAAACAGTATGCGTGATGCTATCATTGCGGCAAACACACTGAACATTTTCAACAACCATAGTGATCGTGTGCGTATGGCTTGCCTGGCGCAAACTATTAACGTGTTACAGGCGTTGATTTTGACCGATAAAGAAAAGATGCTGTTAACACCTACTTACCACATCTTTGATATGTACAAGGTGCACCACGATGCCATGTTGTT encodes the following:
- a CDS encoding response regulator, encoding MKNYRILVIDDEADFTLLLKNYLTRLGHTVSTAGTITQGLEEAEAFKPEVIFLDNHLPDGLGWQQVPLLKEKYPDTTINLMSAYYTHLAHLKEYPDVQFIEKPLGLKAISNLLANPANA
- the surE gene encoding 5'/3'-nucleotidase SurE yields the protein MRILVTNDDGIYSPGIACLAKVASRFGEVRIVAPDVEQSSMGQAITASRPLSYKASPISFDGLQAYRVNGTPADCVALGMHLWATTDVVLSGINMGTNLGNAMWHSGTLAAAKQAVLLGCRGIAVSTVADKTEPDFATLEPFVAEALTMALQHDDPDLHLININLPPNPVGMKWTRQSVRFYDNQVVPGTDPMGRKHYWYTVIPLEAAEEGTDRWAVEQGLVSITPLRLDLTDEKALAKAQQLQAALSR
- a CDS encoding sigma-54-dependent transcriptional regulator, with protein sequence MPKILIVDDDKDMCLLLERFLRKKNYEVVVANSGKEALNCLFRNNVHLVLCDYKLEDVTGAELLTSIRKEYADLPVIIITAYSDIKTAVDAMKKGAFDYVTKPLFPDEILLTIEKALKSGGVAPHNTNGAVVDGAKADHQNGSVKEKQIALHSDRFVAGKSPLFKNILEQIRRVAPTDYSVIIYGESGSGKEVLANEIHMQSKRAKNPFVAVDCGALSRELAGSELFGHEKGAFTGALNQKTGIFEVANGGTVFLDEIANLSYDIQVSLLRAVQERKIRRVGGTKDIDFDVRIIVASNEELWEAAKKGKFREDLFHRFNEFSIKIPPLRDRKEDVMQFATHFLQQANEELNKHIKGFQPEVEDIFRKYVWHGNLRELKNVIKRTSLLTDGDMIEVTSLPFEIINYSKLNFDEAEEAPAEKASKVEAGIVLPKREDSLGENSLKDAAADAEYLTILKALKEVNFNKSKAARLLNVDRKTLYNKIKQFDENNNR
- a CDS encoding type 1 glutamine amidotransferase, whose product is MQIKIAILDLYNGQPNEGMRCLQEIVTNWAQQQQHALVLNIFEVRQQVQLPDLSYDIYISSGGPGSPLSGADSKWENAWINWLQKLEAWNNTSGNKPKPVFFICHSFQLACKYYKVGQVCKRHSAAFGAFPVHQLQAGKQETLFQGLHDPFYAVDSRNYQVVQPDLNRIQEIGGQLLAIEKERPHVPYERAIMAIRFNKYFIGTQFHPEADAEGTSKHLQREDKKAAIIESYGEEKWHSMMEAMINPEKINHTQQHILPAFLNNALL
- a CDS encoding diacylglycerol/lipid kinase family protein, producing the protein MKTVEILHNPNAGEEEHTQKQLVKSIKAAGFKCRYLSTKTDDWKDAGKDAAFYIIAGGDGTIRKVAKSINCNETPNLPIAILPLGTANNIAQTMGLMQSTEAIINSWHTYHIKQVDTGTVTGYTKPLFFLEGFGYGIFPKLMQQMEPFDKVIDGAEERMQKALELLYSLILAAPAVDYTITIDNKDYSGKYLMAEVMNIQSIGPNLHLAPHADPGDGYLDVILITENQRGTLLAYVDQLRNNATDAVFSLHALAAQQVQISSSELYLHADDKLLIAEQPLTLDITLSESKLQFLITPATE
- the rpoN gene encoding RNA polymerase factor sigma-54; translation: MINQRIEQKGQLKVLPQKIQFLNFLYLNRQELEMRIQNELIENPLLELKDNGESEKENDEVIADFKGVEEYMYDDIPDYKYEYHNYLPDNAHVDRPLEERPDFRADLRRQLGLLETDARMYDLAVYIIDSLNDYGMLDTDIDTLAEEYSFNQQRVTEPEQLEQVIKLLQTLDPPGIASFSVKDCLLTQLNRVEKKCPVCRKAIELMTHYYDYLYTGSFDRIMDQMQLDKEEFQAVIHYIAKLSPHPVIVTDSEEEKQQVIVPDVFVLKEGERFVITLNNAYSDRLMINNYGSELHVEGAADRAQKQAKKYIKSKTTAANWFISAVQQREHTLVKIMQAIVHLQRAYFEEGDTAQIKPMILKQVAELSGMDISTVSRATANKYAETEFGMVSLKALFTEGVHNTEGETISNRIIRDHIKDIIAGEDRKDPFTDQQITDALKKNGIMIARRTVTKYREQLQIPVAHLRKLSAQIQH